A single Arcanobacterium canis DNA region contains:
- a CDS encoding Crp/Fnr family transcriptional regulator codes for MDSSVLANVELFKELTEEDRVALAALMSETSLKRGESLFHEGDDGDRLYVVIEGKVKLSHTADDGRENLIAVLGPGEIIGELTLFDLGNRSSTVTSIAPTHLLSLSHKDMMTYIEDHPAMAKAMLKELAKRLRTTNAQMADLVFSDVPGRVAKALLDLAERFGERTPEGIFVAHDLTQEELAHLVGASRETVNKSLADFTSRGWIRLEGRAVLLMQIGRLQRRAH; via the coding sequence ATGGATTCCAGCGTTCTTGCGAACGTCGAGCTCTTCAAGGAGCTTACCGAAGAAGATCGCGTGGCGCTCGCTGCACTCATGTCGGAGACCAGCCTCAAGCGCGGCGAATCGCTCTTCCACGAAGGCGACGACGGCGACCGGTTGTACGTTGTGATCGAAGGTAAAGTGAAGCTCTCGCACACCGCCGACGACGGGCGCGAAAACCTCATTGCTGTTTTGGGGCCGGGGGAGATCATCGGCGAACTGACGCTGTTCGATCTGGGTAACCGTTCTTCCACCGTTACCTCGATTGCTCCGACGCACCTGCTGTCCCTGTCCCACAAGGACATGATGACCTACATCGAGGATCATCCAGCAATGGCGAAGGCAATGCTCAAAGAGCTGGCCAAGCGTCTGCGTACCACAAATGCTCAAATGGCAGATCTCGTGTTCTCTGATGTTCCCGGTCGCGTTGCCAAGGCGCTCCTTGATCTGGCAGAGCGCTTCGGTGAGCGCACGCCTGAAGGCATTTTTGTTGCGCACGATCTCACCCAGGAAGAGCTCGCGCACTTAGTCGGAGCTTCACGTGAAACAGTGAACAAGTCGCTTGCCGATTTCACTTCCCGTGGCTGGATCCGTCTCGAAGGTCGCGCTGTTTTGCTGATGCAGATCGGTCGCCTTCAGCGCCGTGCACACTGA
- the nth gene encoding endonuclease III — translation MVKKEKFPPRPRAYAARQEKAQAITDRLAEIYPHSRCALDFTNGFELLVATVLSAQTTDARVNSVTPSLFSAYPDPYVMAEARREDLEEILHPLGFFRAKARSLHGLSIGLIEKFDGDIPGTLDELVTLPGVGRKTANVVLGNWFGKPGITVDTHVGRLSRRWGWTRQTDPVKAEMEIAKLLPPEIWTITCHRTIDHGRAICHSRKPECHRCPLADLCPSFPLD, via the coding sequence ATGGTGAAGAAAGAGAAGTTTCCTCCGCGCCCACGCGCATATGCTGCGCGTCAGGAGAAAGCACAGGCAATCACTGATCGCCTCGCTGAAATTTATCCTCATTCGCGGTGTGCTCTTGATTTCACCAATGGATTCGAACTTTTGGTTGCGACGGTTCTTTCTGCCCAGACTACGGATGCGCGAGTCAACTCTGTCACGCCGTCACTTTTTTCTGCCTACCCGGACCCGTATGTCATGGCCGAAGCGCGCCGAGAAGACCTTGAAGAAATTCTCCATCCGTTGGGGTTTTTCCGGGCCAAGGCGCGTTCACTGCACGGTCTATCTATCGGGCTTATTGAGAAGTTCGACGGCGACATCCCCGGTACGCTTGACGAACTCGTGACGTTACCCGGCGTCGGTAGAAAAACTGCGAACGTTGTCCTAGGGAACTGGTTCGGAAAGCCGGGAATCACGGTCGATACGCATGTCGGGCGACTTTCTCGTCGCTGGGGATGGACGCGTCAGACAGATCCTGTCAAGGCCGAAATGGAAATCGCGAAACTTCTTCCACCTGAAATTTGGACGATTACCTGTCACCGCACAATCGATCACGGCCGTGCCATCTGTCATTCGCGAAAACCGGAATGTCACCGCTGTCCATTGGCAGATCTTTGTCCGTCTTTTCCCTTGGATTAA
- a CDS encoding transglycosylase domain-containing protein yields MAENRNLSGQSIFAAIVAFLLLCTVGGSLLAATAIPFTAATGTAANAVTSTFETLPSKIDFSHPSEQSTLYSADGKKIASFYSENRIIVDSSQISPLIKNAAVAIEDQRFYQHHGLDVKGVVGAIINNASGNSIAGGSTITQQFVKNTLLEEGRISGDTNQIQAATERSLSRKLNEARYAVAVENKLSKDEILTGYLNVAQFGPSQWGVEAASQYFYGKHAKDVTLPQAAMLAGITQSPGKWNPVKNPDLAKKRRDTVLAKMKQLGMISEKDMRAAIDTPIKDMLHVTSPVNGCAAAGDNAYFCELVTKQLLESPILGKTRDERLAALYRGGLQVRTTLDLKKQDAAHTALITQTPIDDPSSIEMAMTSVEPGTGKIVAMAQNTRYGNPTDEDPDQTKLNLNVGEDMGGGIGYLGGSTFKAYTLVQWLKDGRSPFDYVNSTQRTFSRDSWNIPCAPGYADEYTPQNLDGLGYARGQLTVKDIIRRSINAGSVAMGNKENLCALSDTVTAMGLKRGEIAREDSKSSQFTRNQRGDLVKNGEILPLDLNPSMLLGSNAVTPLAQATAMATLAAEGKACKPIAFTEIKDTKGNVIGKQDPQCRQVLDKEVAQKATYVLKSVVAPGYTGEEAVLKNGRPAAGKTGTANNDYAAWFIGYTPQLATAVWQGHMEGLVSMFNTRINGVFHSEVFGGLYPARAFKMYNDAALDGMPIVDFTTPSDLPELSRGSDSSYAPQSRTLRRVAPGDTPSASDNAASDTTPSQTSKKKDTAKKDAPKNPAPRQNPPREKPAPNAPNSSQDNRN; encoded by the coding sequence ATGGCTGAAAACCGCAATCTGAGTGGACAATCGATTTTTGCCGCGATCGTGGCTTTCCTTCTGCTATGCACAGTGGGAGGATCCTTGCTCGCAGCAACTGCGATTCCTTTTACCGCTGCCACAGGCACCGCCGCAAACGCTGTGACGAGCACATTCGAAACTCTTCCCTCGAAGATCGACTTTTCTCATCCGTCAGAACAGTCCACGCTGTACTCTGCGGACGGCAAAAAGATTGCCTCGTTTTACTCTGAGAATCGCATCATTGTCGATTCCAGCCAGATCTCACCATTGATTAAAAATGCCGCAGTAGCAATCGAAGATCAGCGTTTCTATCAGCATCACGGACTGGATGTGAAGGGCGTCGTCGGCGCAATCATTAACAATGCCTCCGGAAATTCAATCGCAGGTGGCTCCACGATTACTCAGCAGTTCGTGAAGAACACCCTGTTGGAAGAAGGACGAATTTCTGGCGACACCAACCAGATCCAAGCAGCAACCGAACGTTCCTTGAGCCGTAAGCTCAATGAGGCCCGCTACGCCGTCGCCGTTGAAAATAAACTCAGCAAAGATGAAATTCTCACTGGCTATCTCAACGTGGCACAGTTTGGCCCCTCACAGTGGGGCGTCGAGGCAGCGTCCCAATATTTCTACGGAAAACATGCCAAAGACGTCACACTTCCCCAAGCTGCCATGCTCGCTGGCATTACCCAGTCGCCAGGAAAATGGAATCCTGTCAAGAATCCTGACCTGGCAAAGAAACGACGCGATACGGTCCTCGCCAAGATGAAGCAGCTCGGCATGATTTCCGAAAAGGACATGCGGGCAGCAATCGATACGCCGATAAAAGACATGCTCCACGTGACGTCGCCCGTTAACGGTTGTGCAGCCGCTGGCGACAACGCGTACTTCTGCGAACTCGTCACAAAGCAACTTCTCGAATCACCGATTTTGGGCAAGACTCGCGACGAGCGCCTTGCCGCTCTCTACCGCGGTGGTCTTCAGGTTCGGACTACTTTGGATCTGAAGAAACAAGATGCAGCCCACACCGCACTAATCACACAAACCCCGATCGATGACCCTTCCTCAATCGAAATGGCAATGACCTCCGTCGAACCAGGGACCGGCAAGATCGTGGCCATGGCGCAAAACACGCGCTATGGCAATCCCACTGATGAAGATCCTGATCAGACAAAGCTCAATCTCAATGTCGGAGAGGATATGGGAGGCGGAATTGGCTACCTCGGTGGGTCAACCTTCAAGGCCTACACTCTCGTGCAGTGGCTCAAGGATGGGCGCTCTCCTTTTGACTACGTCAATTCAACCCAGCGAACCTTCTCTCGCGATTCATGGAATATTCCCTGTGCTCCCGGATACGCCGACGAATATACGCCTCAGAATCTTGACGGCCTGGGGTATGCACGCGGCCAGCTGACGGTCAAAGACATCATTCGCCGCTCAATCAATGCTGGTTCCGTTGCCATGGGCAATAAAGAAAACTTGTGTGCTTTAAGCGATACGGTCACTGCAATGGGTCTCAAGCGCGGCGAGATTGCGCGTGAAGATTCTAAATCCTCTCAGTTCACTCGCAACCAGCGTGGTGACCTGGTCAAGAATGGTGAAATCCTTCCTCTCGATTTGAACCCGTCAATGCTCCTGGGCTCAAATGCCGTGACACCACTGGCACAAGCAACCGCGATGGCTACCCTCGCGGCCGAAGGAAAGGCCTGCAAGCCTATCGCTTTCACCGAAATTAAGGACACGAAAGGCAATGTCATCGGCAAGCAAGATCCGCAGTGCCGTCAAGTCCTCGACAAAGAAGTGGCGCAAAAAGCTACCTACGTGTTGAAGTCCGTTGTGGCACCGGGATACACCGGCGAAGAAGCTGTCCTCAAAAATGGACGTCCAGCCGCTGGTAAGACGGGTACCGCAAATAACGACTACGCTGCATGGTTTATCGGTTACACCCCTCAGCTTGCCACTGCTGTATGGCAGGGCCACATGGAAGGCCTCGTATCCATGTTCAACACTCGGATTAACGGAGTCTTCCACTCTGAAGTATTCGGTGGCCTCTATCCTGCGCGTGCCTTCAAGATGTACAACGACGCGGCACTCGACGGAATGCCGATTGTTGACTTCACAACTCCGTCAGACTTACCCGAACTCTCGCGTGGATCGGATTCGTCCTATGCGCCACAGTCAAGGACTCTGCGCCGCGTGGCTCCGGGGGATACACCATCCGCATCGGACAATGCGGCCTCTGACACCACACCGTCTCAAACGTCAAAGAAGAAGGACACGGCGAAGAAGGATGCTCCCAAGAATCCAGCCCCACGCCAAAATCCTCCGCGTGAAAAGCCTGCTCCCAACGCACCCAATTCTTCCCAAGACAACAGGAACTAA
- a CDS encoding alpha/beta fold hydrolase produces MPADTSCITLPGPWEHKFVQANGAQFHLVHMGEFSKELPLVLLVHGFPQYWWAWRHQLAPLADAGFNVAAIDIRGVGGSDKTPGVVDSLTLAEDLVALVRTLGYERAVLVGHGRGGGHAWTATALAPDLIKGLVTVSSPHPRTLQRIGFHVTFKTWRHSLSTILPVTGKRYLANSQRVEDLLVEWSAPGNTGASAESHNYAAAMALPGAAGLALERFRWSWAGQLRARGREYLSVSRTPVSSPVLAIRGELDPLLPPRAWARDGDFAHGSYTKVQIPYAGHFVPEEQPTRFTEVLLGFLNDLRP; encoded by the coding sequence TTGCCTGCCGATACATCCTGCATCACTCTCCCCGGCCCGTGGGAACACAAATTCGTTCAAGCTAACGGCGCCCAGTTCCACCTGGTACATATGGGCGAATTTTCCAAGGAATTGCCACTTGTCCTGTTGGTACACGGGTTTCCACAATATTGGTGGGCCTGGCGCCACCAACTCGCGCCGCTCGCCGACGCCGGTTTCAACGTTGCGGCAATCGATATTCGTGGCGTTGGCGGCTCCGATAAGACGCCCGGAGTGGTCGATTCCCTAACTCTTGCCGAGGACCTCGTCGCTCTGGTTCGCACACTCGGATACGAGCGTGCCGTCCTCGTCGGCCATGGACGGGGAGGCGGACACGCGTGGACAGCAACAGCTCTCGCTCCCGACCTCATTAAAGGCCTGGTCACGGTGTCATCGCCTCATCCGCGCACTCTCCAGCGAATTGGCTTCCATGTGACCTTCAAAACCTGGCGACATTCATTGTCCACCATCTTGCCCGTCACGGGAAAGAGATACTTAGCGAACTCGCAACGAGTAGAAGATTTACTCGTCGAATGGAGCGCGCCGGGTAATACGGGCGCGTCCGCAGAATCGCACAACTACGCTGCCGCAATGGCTCTTCCTGGAGCTGCGGGACTCGCCCTCGAACGATTTCGTTGGAGCTGGGCAGGGCAGTTACGAGCACGCGGACGCGAGTATTTATCTGTGTCACGAACCCCCGTGTCCTCCCCCGTCCTGGCAATTCGCGGCGAACTAGATCCGCTACTTCCCCCACGAGCCTGGGCCAGAGACGGCGATTTCGCTCACGGTTCGTACACAAAAGTCCAGATTCCTTACGCGGGCCATTTTGTTCCCGAAGAACAGCCGACGCGTTTTACCGAAGTTCTCCTGGGGTTCTTGAACGACTTGCGCCCATAA
- a CDS encoding metallophosphoesterase, producing the protein MKFLAAAVSAAVTAGATVSLFAYAHAHRYVVRHRRLDIPDVAAHVTSQDGIPPLRILHLSDMHLVAADKSRADFLRALRHENPDFVITTGDFVGENAGIEAVLDALDPLLDLPGAFVFGSNDYYGSRPKNPFSYLIRDSSSDGHENRAILDSQRLRSGLTDRGWFDLTNTTATTTVAGHDLELFGVDDPHMGRDRMPHLDTRPDGVLRIGVTHAPYISVLDEMHATQAQIIFSGHTHGGQVSLPGGRALVTNCDLPTPFAHGLFQWPPSGRILTADGDMRLPSGATAVSLSAGIGTSPYVPLRLFTAPEAIVLDIYR; encoded by the coding sequence ATGAAGTTTTTGGCGGCCGCGGTCAGTGCCGCAGTAACAGCCGGCGCGACCGTCAGTTTGTTTGCGTATGCCCACGCACACCGCTACGTCGTGCGGCACAGGCGCCTCGATATTCCCGACGTCGCAGCGCATGTGACATCACAAGATGGCATTCCTCCCCTACGAATTCTCCATCTGTCTGATATGCACCTCGTCGCGGCCGATAAATCCCGAGCAGATTTTTTGCGAGCGTTGCGCCACGAAAACCCAGATTTCGTGATTACTACGGGCGATTTCGTGGGCGAGAATGCGGGAATTGAGGCGGTTCTCGATGCCCTCGATCCGCTGCTTGATCTTCCCGGCGCTTTCGTTTTCGGATCAAACGATTACTACGGTTCACGGCCGAAAAATCCTTTCTCGTACTTGATACGAGATTCGAGCAGCGACGGCCATGAAAATCGAGCAATACTTGATTCACAGCGGTTACGCAGCGGGCTGACCGATCGCGGATGGTTCGATCTGACGAACACGACGGCTACAACAACAGTGGCCGGACACGATCTAGAACTATTCGGCGTCGATGACCCGCATATGGGACGCGACCGAATGCCACACCTTGACACGCGCCCCGACGGCGTGCTTCGCATCGGCGTAACACATGCTCCATACATCTCGGTGCTTGATGAGATGCACGCAACCCAAGCTCAGATCATCTTCTCAGGCCATACGCATGGTGGCCAGGTATCACTTCCCGGTGGGCGAGCATTAGTAACAAACTGCGATCTGCCGACCCCCTTCGCACACGGACTTTTCCAGTGGCCACCGAGCGGCAGGATCCTTACCGCCGACGGCGACATGCGCTTGCCGTCAGGCGCCACCGCAGTCTCGCTGTCGGCGGGGATCGGCACATCTCCGTATGTGCCACTGCGGCTTTTTACTGCACCCGAAGCGATTGTGCTCGATATCTACAGATAA
- a CDS encoding WhiB family transcriptional regulator produces MSLAYAETSWTAAAACAGLDPDALFVRGAAQRDLRQLCARCPVRLTCLAEALDSEANFGVWGGMTERERRVLLRRYADVESWSSTLAESDDFVISEIREGRIPRLTEIRSA; encoded by the coding sequence ATGTCTCTTGCTTACGCAGAAACTTCGTGGACCGCTGCAGCAGCCTGCGCGGGCCTAGACCCAGATGCCCTTTTCGTGCGCGGCGCGGCACAGCGTGACCTGCGTCAATTATGTGCGCGGTGCCCGGTTCGGCTGACATGTTTGGCTGAGGCGCTCGATTCCGAGGCGAATTTTGGAGTATGGGGCGGAATGACCGAGCGCGAACGGCGCGTGCTCTTGCGTCGATACGCAGATGTTGAAAGCTGGTCATCCACTCTGGCTGAATCTGATGATTTTGTGATTTCAGAAATTCGCGAGGGTCGGATCCCTCGCTTAACGGAGATTCGCTCTGCGTGA